From one Magnetofaba australis IT-1 genomic stretch:
- a CDS encoding DegT/DnrJ/EryC1/StrS family aminotransferase has protein sequence MKVDFYRHPLGADDLAALTEALASPILTNGRIGERVERQIAEFLQIPHALLTNSWSNGAVTALRALGVGPGDEVIVPAMTFIATANVVEWVGARPVFVDVDADTLLMTPEAVAQALTPRTRAVIPVHLYGQMCDLPGIRQALDGRDDVALIEDAAHCFEGALQGRRPGALSDVAIFSFYATKNVTCGEGGAIVTRHAALAERMRRIRSQGMTQGAKDRFSGGGYNHWDMTELGLKSNLSDILAALLPAQIAAIETTRTQRQHLAQRYRDAFANGPLRMPHWLPQRDHAHHLFPVHAPADLRDAAIRALEEVGVSVTVNYRAAPLVTYYREKYGFTPEMFPVSHAWGEGVLSLPLYPALTAAEQAWVIDAARARLYPLLTSAAA, from the coding sequence ATGAAGGTGGATTTTTACCGTCACCCGCTGGGCGCGGATGATCTGGCGGCGCTGACTGAGGCGCTGGCCTCGCCCATTTTGACCAATGGGCGGATTGGCGAGAGGGTGGAGCGTCAAATCGCCGAGTTTTTGCAGATTCCCCACGCGTTGTTGACCAATAGCTGGTCCAATGGCGCGGTCACGGCGTTGCGCGCGTTGGGCGTGGGACCGGGGGATGAGGTGATCGTGCCGGCCATGACCTTCATCGCCACCGCCAATGTGGTGGAGTGGGTGGGCGCGCGGCCGGTGTTCGTGGATGTGGACGCCGACACCCTGCTGATGACGCCCGAAGCGGTGGCGCAGGCGCTCACCCCGCGCACCCGCGCGGTGATTCCGGTGCACCTGTATGGCCAGATGTGCGATCTGCCGGGCATACGCCAGGCGCTGGATGGCCGCGACGACGTCGCCCTCATCGAAGACGCCGCGCACTGCTTTGAGGGCGCGTTGCAGGGGCGTCGTCCCGGCGCGCTGTCGGATGTGGCGATCTTCTCCTTCTACGCCACCAAGAACGTCACCTGCGGCGAGGGCGGGGCCATCGTCACCCGTCATGCGGCGCTGGCCGAGCGCATGCGGCGCATCCGCAGCCAGGGCATGACCCAGGGCGCCAAGGATCGCTTTTCCGGCGGCGGCTACAACCACTGGGACATGACCGAGCTGGGACTGAAATCCAACCTGTCGGATATCCTGGCGGCGCTGCTGCCCGCACAGATCGCCGCCATCGAGACCACCCGCACGCAGCGTCAGCATCTGGCGCAGCGCTATCGCGACGCCTTCGCCAACGGGCCGCTGCGCATGCCGCATTGGCTGCCGCAGCGGGATCACGCGCACCACCTGTTCCCGGTGCATGCGCCCGCCGACTTGCGCGATGCGGCCATCCGCGCCCTGGAGGAGGTCGGCGTATCGGTTACGGTCAACTATCGCGCCGCGCCGCTGGTGACCTATTATCGTGAAAAGTATGGGTTTACCCCGGAGATGTTCCCGGTCAGCCACGCCTGGGGCGAAGGCGTGCTGAGTCTGCCGCTGTACCCGGCATTGACGGCGGCCGAGCAGGCGTGGGTCATTGACGCGGCGCGCGCGCGGCTCTATCCGCTGTTGACCTCGGCGGCGGCGTAA